One Candidatus Kapaibacterium thiocyanatum genomic window, CGAATTGGGGATCTCGATGATTTCCTTCGTCCTGAACTCCGTGAGATCGATGCGAGCGACACGTGGTGTGTTGTTGGCGTTGCCGAAGATCCATTTGCCATTGGGAACACCGTCCGTCATGGACAGTTCGGGATGATGGAAGTCGTCCCAGGGCATGAATCCGTGCGACGTCATCAGCATGGGTTTGGTCTCTTCGGAGAATCCCCAGGCTTTTTCGGGATCGACGGAGAACACCGGAATGACGCGGAGGAGCCGGCCGCTGGGAAGTCCGTAGACGGCAAGCTGTCCGGAGAAGCCACCGGATACGAAGTTGTAGAACTCGTCGTACTTGCCTGGTGCGACGTATGTTTTCGAGGCGGCATCGGCCGTGTTGCCGATCGACGCATCGCCGTTCGACGAACAGGCGACGATGCCGAATGCCAGGGTGGTATAGGCGAGCGCTGCCGATACCATGCGAAGGGGTGATTTCATTTTCGTTCGGTTCCTTCTTTCCGGAGATATTCTAGAACGTTACGTGCATCCTTTTCGTCGACACTCTGGTTCGGCATCTGTACGAGATATTCCTGCAGCAGGCATTTTACCGTATCGTCGTTTCGGACCATGGTTTCGGTATCGAGGATCATGTTCATCACGTATTCCGGAGTCCGGCGCGTCGTGACGGCTCCGAGTGGTGGGCCCACGTAGCGCTCGTCCATCTTGTGGCAGGCGGAGCATTTCGTTTCGAACACGTCGTGTCCTGCCTTGACCATCGTTTCGTCGATCGTCGGTCCGACGTCGACCTTCGTGATCTTGCCGTAGACCTTTTTCTCTGCCTTCGGCGTTTCAGCCGCTGCATCGGTCTTCGATTCCATGTTCGCACCGCAGGCCGTTACGAGGACAGTCGTCGCGAGCATTGCGAGTGCTCTATGCAGTATCATCACAGTACTCCGTATCGTGGAAAAGGTGTTTGGGAAACGTTATTGCGAAGAGCGGGGAACAGTACGGCGTTTTCAAGGTATACATGCTGACGGAGATCGTCGATAAACTCCGCTAATATGGCATAAGTATGCTTATGTGTCGTGCATGCCGATGCGGGAGCCGTGAAGTCGTTCGTCAGCGTACGCAGGCGATCGATCTTGCGGGAGATCGTGAGGTGATCGGCTTCGTGCCGATCGCACATCGCGCGGACGTCGTCGGATTGTCCGCCGTACTGCGTCCTGGCCACGACGAAGACCGTCTTTTCCTCGTCGTCGAAGTGCTGGAGCAGTGCGTCCGCCATGTCCGCGAATACGATGCGGATGGCCTGCAGCTCCGGGAAGCGTTCACCGTGTTTCGAAATCACCTTGTCGAGAAGCGTCACGACCGTCGGTATGGTCAAGCGCTCGTATCCGTGATGGTTCTGCTCGATGAATTCGGCGAGGAATCCCGGTTCCCATGAATGAACACGTGGAGGCAGGAAGGAATCGGCCGCCGTCGCGCGTTCGAACTCCTGTTCGACGACGTCGAGTTCGACGCCGGCCTTCCTGGCCGCGACGTCGAGCGTCGCACCGGCACCGCAGCAGTAGTCGATGCCGAGCTTTCGAAAGATGCCGATCGATTCCGGGCTCTTTCGGATGATCTCGGCGATGGTGTCTTTGCTGGAGAGCATGATAACGTCCTTTCAGCTATGAGTGAGTCACAAGTCACATATATATGTGTCAGCACAGTGCCGTGGCGACGGCACGGAGCTCAGGAAAACGAGATTCGGAATCCATCACGCGAAACCCGTCCGGCAAGGTCGGCGACCGTCGTCGACTCGAACATCTGGCGAAGACGGTTCCGCTCGACCGCCCAGACTGCGTGCATCGGACATTGTCTTGCTTCACCGCAACCCGGAAGACCAAGGAGACATTCGGTGAACAACGTCGTATCGTCCACCGTCGCGATTACATCGAACAACGTGATCCGTGATGCATCCTTGGCCAGAGCCACTCCACCCGTCGAGCTCCTGAAGGACCTCAGCATCCCCTCGCTGGCGAGCTTGGCCACGATACGCTTCAGGAAGTGGTAGGGAATTCCGAGATCCGTTGCCATCCGTCCGATCGGAACGTACTCCGTATCCTTCGTGTTGATCGCCACGTAGGCAAGGGCCTGAATGGCATATGTGGTTGTCTTCGGAAGCATACGGGATTGATTTGTGAGTCGCGTGTCACAAATATAGCCCGATCCTTCCGATTGTCAATACCGGTCGAACGACATTCCCGGACCTCGACGGTATACATCTTGTCGATACTGGCGAGATCGAGGCTGTCGATAGTCAGATCATCCACTATTCCTAACGGCACTATTCACGGCACTATTCCAGGACTCCCGTCTGCCATTCCTGCGTCGATACTCGCGGGGATTAGGGCCGGCAGCCGGATCATCGCAGATACCTGCAAAGAACATTCCCGACCCATCGTAGCCGCTCCCGCGTCAACGCCGTTGAGATCGCCGTGCTGAGTTCGGTTCTTTTCCGTTCTTTCGCCAGTCGACCATTGCGTAGTCGAATGCCTACATGTATATTTGTAGTCAAATGACTACATGATCGATTCCTTCAACGGTGAAACCACAGCACGAAGAATTCGAGACAAGCCATGAACCTCCGCAGAGACGTATTCCAGGCACTGGCCGATCCGACACGGCGTGCCATCCTGCTCCTCCTCGCCTCGCAGGCGATGACGGCCGGTGCCATCGCGGCAAACTTCAACACCGCCCGCCCGACCATTTCCAGGCACCTCCAGATCCTCACCGAATGCGAGCTGCTGCGTCAGGAGTCCATCGGCAGGGAGGTCCACTATCATCTCGAAGCAGGGAAGATGAAGGAAGTCGCCGATTTCATCGAACGTTTCCGGGCCATGTGGGACGAGCGGTTCGACAAGCTCGAAACCGTCATGAAGGCATACGGAACCGGCAGGAAGGCTACATGATACGATATCGTCGTCGTGATCTCATGAAGACTATGGGCGGGAAAGGTATCCGAATGTGACGACGGCCTGGTGCACGGATCACTGTCCCGACGATAAGGAACCAGGAAGAGAGCCATAGCCGAACGATACCCACGTGATACGGCGCTCGTCGAAGAACCACCGAGGACGACGGCGGGTCGGATATAGCTGCAATCCGAAGACACGAACGAAACCAA contains:
- a CDS encoding transcriptional regulator; translation: MNLRRDVFQALADPTRRAILLLLASQAMTAGAIAANFNTARPTISRHLQILTECELLRQESIGREVHYHLEAGKMKEVADFIERFRAMWDERFDKLETVMKAYGTGRKAT